Below is a window of Synechococcus sp. RSCCF101 DNA.
ATGACCGGTTTCACCCCCTGGCCACCCAGCTCAGCCTGCTGCCGCTGCAGCTCGGGGCCGTGATCTGGGCTCTGGGACGGTTGCGCCGCTGATCAGCCGATCTCCAGCTGGCTGTTGAGCGCCAGCTCCTGGGGAATCGCCGCGTTGCCCAGCCGCAGCAGACCCGCCACCAGCTCGGCGATCTGGGCGGGCTGGATCATGCTGGTTGGATCGACCGGCACCCGGCTGGCCATGCTGGTGTTCACCCAGGCCGGGCAGATCGAGGTGACCCGGATGCCGGCCTCCCATCCTTCGTTGCGCATGGCCTGGCCGAGGGCCTGGAGCGCGAACTTGCTCACCGGGTAGGCCGCCATGGTGCCCTTCACCCGCTTGCCCGACATGGAGGAGAGGTTGATCACCCGGCCCTGACCATGGGCCAGCAGCTGGGGCCAGGCGGCCCGGGTCAGCCACCAAGGGCCGAGCACATTCACCTCGAAGCAGCGACGGATCTCCGCCTCGTCGCCTTCAGCGAACAGAAATGGCACCCGGCTCAGGATGCCGGCCACATTCACCACCGTGTCCACTCCCCCGAAGCGATCCACGGCCCGGGCCACCCAGCGCTCGGCGGCATCCGGATCGGTGGCCTCGTAGGCGACCCGCTGCACCAGTGGGTCCTCGCCCAGGGGGGTGCCCGCCAGCGCCTCCGGCTCCCGGCAGCCGAGGCTCAGGCGGTGCTTCTCCTGCAGCAAGTGCTCGGCGATGGCCCGGCCGATGCCGCCGGTGGCCCCGCTGATCATCACGGTGCGGGGTGCTGCAGGCGTGGCGGTCATAACGGGGTCGGGTTCAGAGAGCTTGCACGCCCCGGCCGAGGCCGGAGGCCTCCAGCCAGCGGGCGATGGGGTCGGGCAGGGGGCAGCGCCGGCGCGAGGCCGCATCGATCGCCACATGCCGGCTCAGGGCCCTGGCCAGAGGGGGCACTCCCGCCGTCTCGGCGGCCTCGCCCCCTGATCCCTCTCGATGCAGCGTGTAGCCCACCTCGAAGGCGGTGGGATCCAGGCGCCGCGGTGTGAGCACGATCCGCAGCGGCTCGCCGCAGTGCACCGGGGCCAGGAAGTCGGCCTGGCAGTGGCTGATCGGCAGGGCCACGGCCAGAGGGCGGCCCGCTGTGGGAAAGATCGCGGCGGCCGGGATGCCGAAGCGTTCGAGACTCTCCTCATAGGCCTCGTGGCACCAGCGCAGCAGCTGGTGGAAGTGCATCACCCCCGCCCCATCGGT
It encodes the following:
- a CDS encoding SDR family NAD(P)-dependent oxidoreductase, with the protein product MTATPAAPRTVMISGATGGIGRAIAEHLLQEKHRLSLGCREPEALAGTPLGEDPLVQRVAYEATDPDAAERWVARAVDRFGGVDTVVNVAGILSRVPFLFAEGDEAEIRRCFEVNVLGPWWLTRAAWPQLLAHGQGRVINLSSMSGKRVKGTMAAYPVSKFALQALGQAMRNEGWEAGIRVTSICPAWVNTSMASRVPVDPTSMIQPAQIAELVAGLLRLGNAAIPQELALNSQLEIG
- a CDS encoding thioesterase family protein, whose product is MEPRPWLSLPRTARFGDTDGAGVMHFHQLLRWCHEAYEESLERFGIPAAAIFPTAGRPLAVALPISHCQADFLAPVHCGEPLRIVLTPRRLDPTAFEVGYTLHREGSGGEAAETAGVPPLARALSRHVAIDAASRRRCPLPDPIARWLEASGLGRGVQAL